A portion of the Streptomyces platensis genome contains these proteins:
- a CDS encoding MarR family winged helix-turn-helix transcriptional regulator has product MAREPEAQDGRDRAGARASAYPVEEIAAAWERERPGTPVSSIGIVTPIWQLAKLLGDDRRRVLTRAGVDPATLDLLSVLRRGGAPYTLTTRELGRRSMVTAGAVSQRVARAEREGLVTRRPGEGRPRTVLVELTPAGHELVEATVDQVLYREAELIDGLTPGQQTQLAGLLRTLLQDTQRKLGDDRISQVGDV; this is encoded by the coding sequence GTGGCAAGAGAACCCGAGGCGCAGGACGGCCGCGACCGGGCGGGGGCACGCGCCTCGGCGTACCCCGTGGAGGAGATCGCGGCCGCCTGGGAGCGCGAGCGGCCCGGCACACCGGTCTCCTCGATCGGGATCGTGACACCGATCTGGCAGCTGGCGAAGCTGCTGGGCGACGACCGGCGCCGGGTACTGACCCGCGCCGGGGTGGACCCGGCCACCCTCGATCTGCTCAGCGTGCTGCGCCGCGGCGGCGCGCCCTACACCCTGACGACCCGTGAGCTCGGCCGCCGCTCCATGGTCACCGCGGGGGCGGTCTCCCAGCGGGTGGCCCGTGCCGAGCGCGAGGGGCTGGTGACCCGCCGGCCCGGCGAGGGCCGACCGCGCACGGTCCTGGTCGAGCTGACCCCGGCCGGCCATGAACTCGTCGAGGCCACCGTCGACCAAGTGCTCTACCGCGAGGCGGAGTTGATCGACGGCCTGACCCCCGGCCAGCAGACACAGCTCGCCGGTCTGCTGCGGACCCTACTGCAGGACACCCAGCGCAAGCTCGGCGACGACCGGATCAGCCAGGTCGGTGACGTCTGA
- a CDS encoding ArsR/SmtB family transcription factor, giving the protein MNRWDADQESVAETPDLAALAALLADRTRAAICMALLDGGAWTAGELAEYAAVAPSTTTEHLNLLVAGGLLAEERQGRRRYVRLAGPETAETLENLAGLAPYRRVPVRSLAEANHRRALHHARTCYDHIAGALGVAIADAMTERGLLARDYGLVLTAAGADWLTALGLPDTAPRDAHRAHVRTCLDWTVRRQHLSGAVGAALYRHALERAWVVKAVATRILTVTAAGRAAFRAQLGLPDEALFPSLTLQPPRG; this is encoded by the coding sequence ATGAACCGATGGGACGCCGATCAGGAAAGCGTCGCGGAAACCCCCGACCTGGCCGCCCTCGCGGCGCTGCTCGCGGACCGCACCCGTGCCGCGATCTGTATGGCCCTGCTCGACGGCGGCGCCTGGACCGCCGGCGAACTGGCCGAGTACGCCGCGGTGGCGCCGTCCACCACCACCGAGCACCTCAACCTCCTGGTCGCCGGCGGCCTCCTTGCCGAGGAACGCCAGGGGCGGCGGCGCTACGTCCGGCTGGCCGGGCCGGAGACCGCGGAGACCCTGGAGAACCTCGCCGGCCTCGCCCCCTACCGCCGCGTCCCGGTCCGCTCGCTGGCCGAGGCCAACCACCGCCGCGCCCTGCACCACGCCCGGACCTGCTACGACCACATCGCCGGCGCCCTCGGCGTCGCCATCGCCGACGCGATGACCGAACGCGGCCTGCTGGCCCGGGACTACGGCCTGGTGCTGACCGCCGCCGGCGCCGACTGGCTCACCGCGCTCGGTCTCCCCGACACCGCGCCGCGGGACGCCCACCGGGCCCATGTCCGCACCTGCCTCGACTGGACGGTGCGCCGGCAGCATCTCTCCGGCGCGGTCGGCGCCGCCCTCTACCGGCACGCCCTGGAACGCGCCTGGGTCGTCAAGGCCGTCGCCACCCGCATCCTCACCGTCACCGCGGCGGGCCGGGCGGCCTTCCGCGCACAGCTCGGCCTCCCCGACGAGGCGCTTTTTCCGTCCCTCACGCTCCAGCCGCCCCGCGGCTGA
- a CDS encoding glutamate synthase subunit beta has translation MADPKGFLNHEREVAKTRPVEERVKDWNEVYQPGSLLPIISKQASRCMDCGIPFCHNGCPLGNLIPEWNDYAYREDWTEASERLHATNNFPEFTGRLCPAPCEAACVLGINQPPVTIKNVEVSIIDKAWDNGDVTPQPPERLSGKTVAVIGSGPAGLAAAQQLTRAGHTVAVYERADRIGGLLRYGIPEFKMEKRHINRRIEQMRAEGTKFRTEVEIGRDLDAKKLRKRYDAVVIAAGSTTSRDLPVPGRELNGIHFAMEYLPLANKVQEGDLTVAPISAEGKHVVVIGGGDTGADCVGTAHRQGAASVTQLEIMGKPGEERNANQPWPTFPMLYKVTSAHEEGGERVYSVSTTHFEGDEDGNVQWLHLTEVEFKDGRPEPKPGTERKIPAQLVTLAMGFTGTDQENGLVEQFGLELDPRGNVARDGDFATNVPGVFVAGDAGRGQSLIVWAIAEGRSAAKGVDRFLTGVSALPAPIKPTDRALTV, from the coding sequence ATGGCTGACCCCAAGGGCTTCCTGAACCACGAGCGCGAGGTCGCCAAGACCCGCCCCGTCGAGGAGCGCGTCAAGGACTGGAACGAGGTCTACCAACCCGGCTCCCTGCTGCCGATCATCAGCAAGCAGGCGTCGCGCTGCATGGACTGCGGTATCCCGTTCTGCCACAACGGCTGCCCGCTCGGAAACCTCATCCCCGAGTGGAACGACTACGCCTACCGCGAGGACTGGACCGAGGCCAGCGAGCGGCTGCACGCGACCAACAACTTCCCGGAGTTCACCGGCCGTCTGTGCCCCGCGCCCTGTGAGGCCGCCTGTGTGCTGGGCATCAACCAGCCGCCGGTGACCATCAAGAACGTCGAGGTCTCCATCATCGACAAGGCGTGGGACAACGGCGACGTCACCCCGCAGCCGCCCGAGCGCCTCTCCGGCAAGACCGTCGCCGTCATCGGCTCCGGACCGGCCGGTCTGGCCGCCGCCCAGCAGCTGACCCGGGCCGGCCACACCGTCGCCGTCTACGAGCGCGCGGACCGTATCGGCGGCCTTCTCCGCTACGGCATCCCCGAGTTCAAGATGGAGAAGCGCCACATCAACCGCCGCATCGAGCAGATGCGCGCGGAGGGCACCAAGTTCCGTACCGAGGTGGAGATCGGCCGCGACCTCGACGCGAAGAAGCTGCGCAAGCGCTACGACGCCGTCGTCATCGCCGCCGGTTCCACCACCTCCCGTGACCTGCCGGTGCCCGGCCGTGAGCTGAACGGCATCCACTTCGCGATGGAGTACCTGCCGCTCGCCAACAAGGTGCAGGAGGGCGATCTGACCGTCGCCCCGATCAGCGCCGAGGGCAAGCACGTCGTCGTCATCGGCGGCGGCGACACCGGCGCGGACTGCGTCGGCACCGCCCACCGCCAGGGCGCGGCCTCCGTCACCCAGCTGGAGATCATGGGCAAGCCGGGCGAGGAGCGGAACGCCAACCAGCCCTGGCCGACCTTCCCGATGCTCTACAAGGTCACCTCCGCGCACGAGGAGGGCGGCGAGCGGGTCTACTCCGTCTCCACCACCCACTTCGAGGGCGACGAGGACGGCAACGTCCAGTGGCTGCACCTGACCGAGGTGGAGTTCAAGGACGGCCGGCCGGAGCCGAAGCCCGGCACCGAGCGGAAGATCCCGGCCCAGCTGGTCACCCTCGCCATGGGCTTCACCGGCACCGACCAGGAGAACGGCCTGGTCGAGCAGTTCGGCCTGGAGCTCGACCCGCGCGGCAACGTCGCCCGTGACGGTGACTTCGCCACCAACGTCCCCGGTGTGTTCGTCGCCGGTGACGCGGGCCGTGGCCAGTCCCTGATCGTGTGGGCCATCGCCGAGGGCCGTTCCGCGGCCAAGGGCGTGGATCGCTTCCTGACCGGAGTCAGCGCGCTGCCGGCTCCCATCAAGCCGACGGACCGGGCACTCACCGTGTGA
- the gltB gene encoding glutamate synthase large subunit, giving the protein MRFASTHSATTSSSDAAAWSPMDGRPAQQGMYDPRNEHDACGVGFVATLTGEASHALVEQALTVLTNLEHRGATGSEPDSGDGAGILLQVPDAFLRENVTFELPEAGAYAVGIAFLPSDAQEAAEAVSRIETIAGEEGLDVIGWRVVPVAPQLLGNGARATMPAFSQIFVSDGVNTGLALDRKAFALRKRAEREAGVYFPSLSARTIVYKGMLTTGQLEPFFPDLSDRRFATAIALVHSRFSTNTFPSWPLAHPYRFVAHNGEINTVKGNRNWMRARESQLATKLFGAENGEDAENLSRLFPVCTPDASDSASFDEVLELLHLGGRSLPHSVLMMVPEAWENSPSMDPARRAFYQYHSTMMEPWDGPACVTFTDGTQVGAVLDRNGLRPGRYWVTDDGLVVLSSEVGVLDIDPAKVVRKGRLQPGRMFLVDTVEGRIIEDDEIKAQLAAEQPYQEWLESGLIELADLPEREHIVHTHASVTRRQQTFGYTEEELRVILAPMAKAGAEPIGSMGTDSPIAALSERPRLLFDYFTQLFAQVTNPPLDAIREELVTSLISSLGPQGNLLEPTAASCRSVTLPFPVIDNDELAKLVHINADGDMPGMKAVTLSGLYRVSGGGESLAARIEEICAEADAAIDDGARLIVLSDRHSDAEHAPIPSLLLTAAVHHHLIGTKERTQVGLLVEAGDVREVHHVALLIGFGAAAVNPYLAMESVEDLVRAGTFLPGVEAETAIKNLIKALGKGVLKVMSKMGISTVASYRGAQVFEAVGLDEEFVEKYFHGTATKIGGAGLDVIAKEVAARHAKAYPASGIAATHRALEIGGEYQWRREGEPHLFDPDTVFRLQHSTRSRRYDIFKQYTERVNEQSERLMTLRGLFSFASERPSIPIEEVEPASEIVKRFSTGAMSYGSISQEAHETLAIAMNQLGGKSNTGEGGEDPERLYDPARRSSIKQVASGRFGVTSEYLVNSDDIQIKMAQGAKPGEGGQLPGHKVYPWVAKTRHSTPGVGLISPPPHHDIYSIEDLAQLIHDLKNANPQARIHVKLVSEVGVGTVAAGVSKAHADVVLISGHDGGTGASPLTSLKHAGGPWELGLAETQQTLLLNGLRDRIVVQTDGQLKTGRDVVIAALLGAEEFGFATAPLVVSGCVMMRVCHLDTCPVGIATQNPTLRERFSGKAEYIVNFFQFIAEEVRELLAELGFRTLDEAIGHAELLNTSRAVNHWKAQGLDLAPLLHVPELAEGAVRHQVIEQDHGLEKALDNELIKLAADALAADTAEEAQPVRAQIAIRNINRTVGTMLGHEVTKKFGGAGLPDDTIDITFTGSAGQSFGAFLPRGITLRLEGDANDYVGKGLSGGRVVVRPDRGADHLAEYSTIAGNTLAYGATGGELYLRGRVGERFCVRNSGATVVSEGVGDHGCEYMTGGNAVVLGETGRNFAAGMSGGFAYVIDLDKANVNKELVDAVHTLDDADKQWLHDVVQRHQEETGSTVAAKLLADWDAAAARFSKVIPPTYQAVLVAKDAAEQAGLSESETHEKMMEAATNG; this is encoded by the coding sequence ATGCGTTTCGCGTCCACGCACTCCGCGACCACCAGCAGCAGCGACGCCGCAGCCTGGTCGCCCATGGACGGCCGCCCCGCCCAGCAGGGGATGTACGACCCCCGCAATGAGCACGACGCCTGTGGCGTCGGCTTTGTGGCCACCCTCACCGGCGAGGCCAGCCACGCACTGGTCGAGCAGGCGCTCACCGTCCTGACGAATCTGGAGCACCGCGGTGCCACCGGCTCCGAGCCCGACTCGGGCGACGGCGCCGGCATCCTGCTCCAGGTGCCGGACGCGTTCCTTCGCGAGAACGTCACCTTCGAGCTCCCCGAGGCCGGCGCCTACGCCGTCGGCATCGCCTTCCTCCCCTCCGATGCCCAGGAAGCGGCCGAGGCCGTCTCACGCATCGAGACGATCGCCGGCGAAGAAGGCCTGGACGTCATCGGCTGGCGCGTGGTCCCGGTCGCCCCGCAACTGCTCGGCAACGGCGCCCGCGCCACCATGCCGGCCTTCTCCCAGATCTTCGTGAGCGACGGGGTGAACACCGGCCTGGCGCTGGACCGCAAGGCCTTCGCGCTGCGCAAGCGCGCCGAGCGGGAGGCCGGGGTCTACTTCCCCTCGCTGTCCGCCCGGACGATCGTCTACAAGGGCATGCTGACCACCGGCCAGCTGGAGCCCTTCTTCCCGGACCTGTCCGACCGCCGCTTCGCCACCGCCATCGCGCTGGTCCACTCGCGGTTCTCCACCAACACCTTCCCGAGCTGGCCGCTGGCCCACCCGTACCGCTTCGTCGCGCACAACGGCGAGATCAACACGGTCAAGGGCAACCGCAACTGGATGCGCGCCCGTGAGTCGCAGCTCGCCACCAAGCTCTTCGGCGCGGAGAACGGCGAGGACGCCGAGAACCTCTCGCGGCTCTTCCCGGTCTGCACCCCGGACGCCTCCGACTCCGCCTCCTTCGACGAGGTCCTGGAGCTGCTCCACCTCGGCGGCCGGTCGCTGCCGCACTCCGTGCTGATGATGGTCCCCGAGGCGTGGGAGAACTCCCCCTCCATGGACCCGGCCCGGCGCGCCTTCTACCAGTACCACTCCACGATGATGGAGCCCTGGGACGGCCCGGCCTGTGTCACCTTCACCGACGGCACCCAGGTCGGCGCGGTCCTCGACCGCAACGGTCTGCGCCCCGGCCGCTACTGGGTCACCGACGACGGCCTGGTCGTGCTCTCCTCCGAGGTCGGCGTCCTGGACATCGACCCCGCGAAGGTCGTCCGCAAGGGCCGCCTCCAGCCCGGCCGGATGTTCCTCGTGGACACCGTCGAGGGCCGCATCATCGAGGACGACGAGATCAAGGCGCAGCTCGCCGCCGAGCAGCCCTACCAGGAGTGGCTGGAGTCCGGTCTGATCGAGCTCGCGGACCTGCCCGAGCGTGAGCACATCGTGCACACCCACGCCTCGGTCACCCGCCGCCAGCAGACCTTCGGCTACACCGAGGAAGAGCTGCGCGTCATCCTCGCCCCGATGGCCAAGGCCGGTGCCGAGCCGATCGGCTCGATGGGCACCGACTCGCCGATCGCCGCGCTCTCCGAGCGCCCCCGGCTGCTCTTCGACTACTTCACCCAGCTCTTCGCGCAGGTCACCAACCCGCCGCTGGATGCCATCCGCGAGGAGCTCGTCACCTCGCTGATCTCCTCGCTCGGCCCCCAGGGCAACCTCCTGGAGCCGACCGCGGCCTCCTGCCGCAGCGTGACCCTGCCCTTCCCGGTCATCGACAACGACGAGCTGGCCAAGCTCGTGCACATCAACGCCGACGGCGACATGCCCGGCATGAAGGCCGTGACCCTCTCCGGCCTCTACCGGGTCTCCGGCGGCGGCGAGTCGCTGGCCGCCCGGATCGAGGAGATCTGCGCCGAGGCCGACGCCGCCATCGACGACGGCGCCCGGCTGATCGTGCTCTCCGACCGGCACTCCGACGCCGAGCACGCGCCGATCCCGTCGCTGCTGCTCACCGCCGCGGTCCACCATCACCTCATCGGCACCAAGGAGCGCACCCAGGTCGGTCTGCTCGTCGAGGCCGGCGATGTGCGCGAGGTGCACCATGTCGCGCTGCTCATCGGCTTCGGTGCCGCGGCCGTCAACCCGTACCTGGCCATGGAGTCGGTCGAGGACCTGGTCCGGGCCGGCACCTTCCTGCCGGGTGTCGAGGCCGAGACCGCCATCAAGAACCTGATCAAGGCGCTCGGCAAGGGCGTCCTGAAGGTCATGTCCAAGATGGGCATCTCGACCGTCGCCTCCTACCGGGGCGCGCAGGTCTTCGAGGCCGTCGGCCTGGACGAGGAGTTCGTCGAGAAGTACTTCCACGGCACCGCCACCAAGATCGGCGGCGCCGGCCTGGACGTCATCGCCAAGGAGGTCGCAGCCCGGCACGCCAAGGCCTACCCGGCCTCCGGCATCGCCGCCACGCACCGCGCGCTGGAGATCGGCGGCGAGTACCAGTGGCGCCGCGAGGGCGAGCCGCACCTCTTCGACCCGGACACCGTCTTCCGGCTCCAGCACTCCACCCGCTCGCGCCGCTACGACATCTTCAAGCAGTACACCGAGCGGGTGAACGAGCAGTCCGAGCGGCTGATGACGCTGCGCGGCCTGTTCTCCTTCGCCTCCGAGCGCCCCTCGATCCCGATCGAGGAGGTCGAGCCGGCGTCCGAGATCGTCAAGCGCTTCTCCACCGGCGCCATGTCGTACGGCTCCATCTCCCAGGAGGCGCACGAGACGCTGGCCATCGCCATGAACCAGCTGGGCGGCAAGTCCAACACCGGTGAGGGCGGCGAGGACCCCGAGCGGCTCTACGACCCGGCGCGGCGCTCGTCCATCAAGCAGGTCGCCTCCGGCCGCTTCGGTGTGACGTCCGAGTACCTCGTCAACTCCGACGACATCCAGATCAAGATGGCCCAGGGCGCCAAGCCCGGCGAGGGCGGCCAGCTGCCCGGCCACAAGGTCTACCCGTGGGTCGCCAAGACCCGGCACTCCACCCCGGGCGTCGGCCTGATCTCCCCGCCGCCGCACCACGACATCTACTCCATCGAGGACCTGGCTCAGCTGATCCACGACCTCAAGAACGCCAACCCGCAGGCCCGCATCCACGTGAAGCTGGTCTCCGAGGTCGGCGTCGGCACGGTCGCCGCGGGTGTCTCCAAGGCGCACGCGGACGTGGTCCTGATCTCCGGCCACGACGGCGGTACGGGTGCCTCCCCGCTGACCTCCCTCAAGCACGCGGGTGGTCCCTGGGAGCTGGGCCTGGCCGAGACCCAGCAGACGCTGCTGCTCAACGGCCTGCGCGACCGGATCGTGGTGCAGACCGACGGCCAGCTCAAGACCGGCCGCGATGTCGTCATCGCCGCGCTGCTGGGCGCCGAGGAGTTCGGCTTCGCGACCGCGCCGCTGGTCGTCTCCGGCTGCGTCATGATGCGCGTGTGCCACCTGGACACCTGCCCGGTCGGCATCGCCACCCAGAACCCGACGCTGCGCGAGCGGTTCAGCGGCAAGGCCGAGTACATCGTCAACTTCTTCCAGTTCATCGCCGAAGAAGTCCGTGAGCTGCTGGCCGAGCTGGGCTTCCGCACCCTCGACGAGGCCATCGGCCACGCCGAGCTGCTGAACACCTCCCGCGCCGTGAACCACTGGAAGGCGCAGGGCCTGGACCTGGCCCCGCTGCTGCACGTCCCCGAGCTGGCCGAGGGCGCGGTGCGCCACCAGGTCATCGAGCAGGACCACGGCCTGGAGAAGGCGCTCGACAACGAGCTGATCAAGCTCGCCGCCGACGCCCTGGCCGCGGACACCGCCGAGGAGGCCCAGCCGGTCCGGGCACAGATCGCGATCCGGAACATCAACCGGACCGTCGGCACCATGCTCGGCCACGAGGTCACCAAGAAGTTCGGTGGCGCGGGCCTGCCCGACGACACCATCGACATCACCTTCACCGGCTCGGCCGGCCAGTCCTTCGGCGCGTTCCTGCCGCGCGGCATCACGCTGCGCCTGGAGGGCGACGCCAACGACTACGTCGGCAAGGGCCTGTCCGGCGGCCGGGTCGTGGTCCGCCCGGACCGCGGCGCCGACCACCTGGCGGAGTACTCCACCATCGCCGGCAACACCCTCGCCTACGGCGCCACCGGCGGCGAGCTGTACCTGCGCGGCCGGGTCGGCGAGCGCTTCTGCGTCCGCAACTCCGGTGCCACGGTGGTCTCCGAGGGCGTCGGCGACCACGGCTGCGAGTACATGACCGGCGGCAACGCGGTCGTGCTGGGCGAGACGGGCCGCAACTTCGCGGCCGGTATGTCCGGCGGCTTCGCCTACGTCATCGACCTCGACAAGGCCAACGTCAACAAGGAGCTCGTCGACGCCGTCCACACGCTGGACGACGCCGACAAGCAGTGGCTGCACGACGTCGTGCAGCGCCACCAGGAGGAGACCGGCTCGACCGTCGCCGCCAAGCTCCTCGCCGACTGGGATGCCGCGGCCGCGCGCTTCAGCAAGGTCATCCCGCCCACCTACCAGGCAGTGCTCGTCGCCAAGGACGCCGCTGAGCAGGCCGGACTCTCCGAGTCCGAGACCCACGAGAAGATGATGGAGGCGGCGACCAATGGCTGA
- a CDS encoding VIT1/CCC1 transporter family protein produces MEIMDAAAPTHVAHRDNHTHRDVNGGWLRPAVFGAMDGLVSNVALMTGAAGGALPQQAIIITGLAGLAAGAFSMAAGEYTSVASQRELVQAELDIERAELRKHPKDELEELAALYQSRGVEPALARQVAEQLSRDPEQALEIHAREELGIDPSDLPSPAVAAISSFGSFALGALLPVLPYLLGASAIWPAVLLALVGLFACGAVVARVTARSWWFSGLRQLVLGGAAAGVTYVLGALFGTVVG; encoded by the coding sequence ATGGAGATCATGGACGCCGCGGCGCCGACGCATGTCGCCCACCGTGACAACCACACCCACCGCGATGTGAACGGCGGCTGGCTGCGCCCCGCCGTCTTCGGTGCGATGGACGGGCTGGTCTCGAATGTCGCCCTGATGACGGGCGCCGCCGGCGGTGCGCTGCCGCAGCAGGCGATCATCATCACCGGCCTCGCGGGCCTGGCGGCCGGCGCCTTCTCGATGGCGGCGGGGGAGTACACCTCGGTCGCCTCGCAGCGCGAGCTGGTGCAGGCCGAGCTGGATATCGAGCGCGCAGAACTGCGCAAGCATCCGAAGGACGAGCTGGAGGAGCTGGCGGCCCTCTACCAGTCGCGCGGGGTCGAGCCGGCGCTCGCCCGGCAGGTCGCCGAACAGCTCTCCAGGGACCCGGAGCAGGCCCTGGAGATCCATGCCCGCGAGGAGTTGGGCATCGACCCGTCCGACCTTCCTTCGCCTGCTGTTGCCGCGATTTCCTCCTTCGGATCGTTTGCGTTGGGCGCGCTGTTGCCTGTCCTTCCTTACCTGTTGGGGGCGTCCGCCATCTGGCCCGCGGTGCTGCTCGCGCTGGTCGGACTGTTTGCCTGCGGGGCGGTCGTGGCGCGTGTGACGGCGCGTTCCTGGTGGTTCAGCGGGCTGCGTCAACTGGTCCTCGGCGGTGCGGCCGCGGGTGTGACGTACGTCCTGGGAGCACTGTTCGGAACCGTCGTAGGGTGA
- a CDS encoding ADP-ribosylglycohydrolase family protein, which produces MSAAHPPPVEPAGPGVGDAVRDRARGALLGLAVGDALGAPAENMKPSQIRRRWGRIEGYVEDDPAGTDDTEYAIFSGLLLAAHGSALTVAQVEAAWHQWIADRDEGPFRGAGFSERGTLENLRRGLAAPISAQHRHAWSDGLAMRAAPFGVFAAGRPAEAARLVAIDGTVSHDGEGIYGGRAVAAGVATALVASSTDAVIAAALSVVPEDSWTARSLRRAVGAAQRSRHTPGITQLGTERAVRSAVVIGGYPWTDLAPEAVGLAFGAFEAARGDFSASVLTAVNMGRDADTTAAVAGALAGALCGAAAIPEAWAAAIGPARGSCLPSMAGYHVLDIAELLTAQGAGPRADAAVGPGAGAVAEDVVGAR; this is translated from the coding sequence ATGAGCGCAGCGCACCCTCCGCCCGTGGAACCGGCCGGGCCCGGCGTGGGCGACGCCGTCCGCGACCGGGCCCGCGGCGCGCTGCTCGGGCTCGCCGTCGGTGATGCGCTCGGCGCCCCCGCGGAGAACATGAAGCCCTCGCAGATCCGCCGCCGCTGGGGCCGGATCGAGGGGTATGTCGAGGACGACCCGGCCGGCACCGATGACACCGAGTACGCGATCTTCTCGGGGCTGCTGCTGGCCGCGCACGGCTCGGCGCTGACCGTCGCCCAGGTCGAGGCCGCCTGGCACCAGTGGATCGCCGACCGTGACGAGGGGCCGTTCCGCGGTGCGGGCTTCAGTGAGCGCGGCACCCTGGAGAACCTGCGCCGTGGCCTGGCCGCGCCCATCTCCGCCCAGCACCGGCACGCCTGGAGCGACGGGCTGGCGATGCGCGCCGCGCCGTTCGGGGTGTTCGCCGCCGGGCGGCCCGCCGAGGCCGCCCGGCTGGTGGCCATCGACGGCACGGTCAGCCACGACGGCGAGGGGATCTACGGCGGCCGGGCGGTGGCCGCCGGCGTCGCCACTGCCCTGGTCGCCTCCTCCACCGACGCGGTGATCGCCGCCGCGCTGTCCGTCGTGCCGGAGGACTCCTGGACCGCCCGTTCGCTGCGCCGTGCGGTCGGGGCCGCCCAGCGCTCCCGGCACACCCCGGGCATCACCCAGCTCGGCACCGAGCGCGCGGTGCGCTCCGCCGTCGTGATCGGCGGCTACCCGTGGACGGATCTGGCGCCGGAGGCCGTCGGCCTGGCCTTCGGCGCGTTCGAGGCGGCCCGCGGTGACTTCTCCGCCTCGGTGCTGACCGCGGTCAACATGGGGCGCGACGCCGACACCACGGCGGCCGTCGCCGGTGCGCTGGCCGGGGCGCTGTGCGGCGCCGCGGCGATCCCCGAGGCCTGGGCCGCCGCCATCGGCCCAGCGCGCGGCAGCTGTCTGCCGTCGATGGCGGGCTATCACGTGCTGGACATCGCGGAGCTGCTGACCGCGCAGGGGGCGGGCCCGCGGGCGGATGCCGCAGTGGGGCCCGGTGCCGGGGCGGTCGCCGAGGACGTGGTGGGCGCCCGGTGA
- a CDS encoding ADP-ribosylglycohydrolase family protein, producing the protein MNGREAVNDAGPGDLAGARSRIEGLLLGVAAGDAAGWPAARHRAARMPEWTRRLTRELDTFAEQNATTTLPVPIALNQPPEPLRLGPSDDAEWAAFTAESVLTAAGAPLSDLGRDRRMRAAVDLAWNALANEVAAAADRAPEVESAVLPLRARISVRAGLGNLAAGLRPPATGHDNPHYFDDAACVRAAVLAVVHPGEPSAAAELAEYDARYTQDGDGVHGARAMAAAVAAALGGTAAGGCVDAALDQLPDGTEIRRNALHAVRLARSFATDGPPGRPGTAFALVPVLEHEIVDHVYSYGIAAAETVPVALALALATDGRVAEAVPAAACLSRVADSAPALAGALTGALGGAHALPRTWRDACRVLSGCALPRLAGTDLVELAGLLARTELTAPEAAAAPPPARPEAVSGALLAPAPSPTVEGLTRT; encoded by the coding sequence GTGAACGGCCGGGAAGCGGTGAACGACGCCGGGCCCGGCGACCTTGCCGGGGCGCGCAGCCGTATCGAGGGGCTGCTGCTCGGGGTGGCCGCGGGGGACGCCGCGGGATGGCCGGCGGCCCGGCACCGGGCGGCGCGGATGCCGGAGTGGACCCGGCGGCTGACCCGGGAGCTGGACACCTTCGCCGAGCAGAACGCGACCACCACGCTGCCGGTGCCGATCGCCCTCAACCAGCCGCCCGAACCGCTGCGATTGGGCCCCTCCGACGACGCCGAGTGGGCCGCCTTCACCGCCGAGTCGGTGCTCACCGCGGCCGGCGCTCCCCTCAGCGACCTGGGCCGGGACCGCCGGATGCGGGCCGCCGTCGATCTCGCCTGGAACGCGCTGGCCAACGAGGTAGCCGCGGCCGCCGACCGGGCGCCCGAGGTCGAGTCCGCAGTGCTGCCGCTGCGCGCCCGGATCTCCGTACGGGCCGGGCTCGGCAACCTCGCCGCCGGGCTGCGGCCGCCCGCCACCGGCCATGACAACCCGCACTACTTCGACGACGCGGCCTGTGTACGCGCCGCCGTCCTGGCCGTGGTGCACCCCGGCGAGCCGTCCGCCGCCGCCGAACTGGCCGAGTACGACGCGCGCTACACCCAGGACGGCGACGGGGTGCACGGGGCGCGGGCGATGGCCGCCGCGGTCGCCGCCGCGCTCGGCGGCACGGCGGCCGGCGGCTGTGTGGACGCGGCGCTGGACCAGCTCCCCGACGGCACCGAGATCCGCCGCAACGCCCTGCACGCGGTCCGGCTCGCCCGGTCCTTCGCCACCGACGGCCCGCCCGGCCGCCCCGGCACCGCCTTCGCCCTGGTGCCCGTGCTGGAGCACGAGATCGTCGACCACGTCTACAGCTACGGCATCGCCGCGGCCGAGACCGTCCCGGTGGCGCTGGCACTGGCCCTCGCGACGGACGGGCGGGTCGCCGAGGCGGTACCGGCCGCCGCCTGTCTCTCCCGGGTCGCCGACTCCGCCCCGGCCCTCGCCGGAGCGCTGACCGGAGCGCTCGGCGGTGCGCACGCGCTGCCCCGCACCTGGCGCGACGCCTGCCGGGTGCTGTCCGGCTGTGCGCTGCCGCGGCTGGCCGGCACGGACCTGGTCGAGCTGGCCGGGTTGCTCGCCCGTACGGAGCTGACCGCGCCCGAAGCCGCCGCGGCGCCCCCGCCGGCCCGTCCGGAAGCCGTCTCCGGCGCCCTTCTGGCTCCCGCCCCCTCCCCCACCGTGGAAGGACTCACCCGCACATGA